In Nicotiana tabacum cultivar K326 chromosome 11, ASM71507v2, whole genome shotgun sequence, a single window of DNA contains:
- the LOC107817738 gene encoding retrovirus-related Pol polyprotein from transposon TNT 1-94-like — MEESSSSGAMIKLTATNYTLWRPRMEDLLSCKDLFDPIKAKGRNPYSTKEAEWKKLNRKTIGQIRQWIDDNVFHHVAQETDAYALWVKLEGMYQAKTTRNKDLLMRRLVNLKLKHGTSVVEHTSEFQSLINQLSSVDMPLGDEMQALLLLSSLPDSWETLVVSLSNSAPSGNLTMSMVKDALFNEEARRKDIDHGESHALITERGRQQERSQDKKRGRSKSRGKSTDGRKSSYACYHCGIKGHLKKNCRKLHKEKEQLKQKDGDALVTTHGEVAICSIQEETCLHVSSQEENEWVVDTAASYHATSRKDFFTTYKAGDFGVVKMGNTSSCVIVGIGDIKLQTNIGSTMILKDVRHVPDLRLNLISGIALDKQGYESYFGKGTWKLLKGVMILARGHICGNLYKTHVKVCSDSLNVMEKEASQNLWHQRLGHMSEKGISILTKKQLIRMDKNAALDPCNHCLFGKQHRVSFTFSSTRKSELLSLVHSDICGPMEEKSLGGNRYFLNFIDDASRKVWVYFLKTKDQAFDYFKIFHAMVERETGKKLKCLRSDNGGEYTSKEFDSYCKRQGIRHEKTVPRTPQHNGVAERMNRTIMEKVRSMISMAKLPKPFWGEVVRAACYLINRSPSAPLNFEVPEKIWSGKNPSYSHLRVFGCLAHAHVSKELRKKLDGRTIPCIFIGYGDEEFGYRLWDPIQKTVIRSRDVVFHENQTIEDIEKPTMSYERGSSAQKVGPDPLPLQFDTNSMGEHETVPEAEQEDVWKGEAQTPQETTEPSQGNDDGTHPEANNQQPRRSERGQIPSTRYPETEYILLSEDGEPEIFHEAISHTDKEKWLQAMTEEMNSLQKNNTYEIVKLPQGKKVLKNKWVFKLKKDGSGKVVKHKARLVVKGFLQKKGIDFDEIFSPVVKLTSIRIILGLPEGFEVSGKENLVYKLTKSLYGLKQAPRQWYKRFDSFMVSQGYKRTAADHCVYIQRFSDGNFVVLLLYVDDMLIVRQDATKIRQLKKELSKSFEMKDLGPAQHILELQITRDRRNKKLWLSQENYIERVIKRFNMSNAKPVGVPLANHFKLSKSLCPSSKKEIEDMSTIPYSSAVGSLMYAMVCTRPDIAHAVGVVSRFLSNPGKKHWEAVKWIFRYLKGTSKSSLCFGGADPVLEGYTDSDMAGDPDGRKSTSGYVYTFAGGAVSWQSRLQKCVALSTTEAEYIAVAEAGKEMLWLKRFLQELGINQTEYKIHCDSQSAIDLSKNSMYHSRTKHIDIRYHWIREVINQQLLKLVKIHTKENPADMLTKVVTQEKLELCRDIVGITFK, encoded by the exons ATGGAAGAGTCATCATCATCTGGAGCTATGATAAAGCTTACTGCCACAAATTACACATTGTGGAGACCTCGTATGGAAGATCTCCTCAGTTGTAAAGATTTGTTTGATCCCATAAAAGCAAAGGGTAGGAACCCCTATTCCACCAAAGAAGCAGAGTGGAAGAAATTAAACAGAAAAACTATCGGTCAAATTCGACAATGGATTGACGATAACGTTTTTCATCATGTTGCACAAGAGACAGATGCGTATGCCCTCTGGGTGAAGTTAGAAGGGATGTATCAAGCCAAGACCACTAGGAACAAAGACTTGTTGATGAGGCGTTTGGTAAATTTGAAGTTAAAGCACGGAACTTCAGTTGTCGAGCATACCAGTGAGTTTCAGAGCTTGATAAATCAATTATCGTCTGTTGACATGCCGCTCGGGGATGAGATGCAAGCCCTACTACTTCTTAGTTCTCTTCCTGATAGTTGGGAGACGCTGGTAGTCTCTCTCAGTAATTCAGCTCCTAGTGGAAATCTGACCATGTCTATGGTTAAAGATGCCTTATTTAATGAAGAAGCCAGAAGAAAGGACATCGATCATGGTGAGTCGCATGCCCTTATTACAGAAAGAGGGAGACAACAAGAAAGAAGTCAAGATAAGAAGAGAGGTAGAAGCAAGAGTAGGGGAAAATCCACGGATGGTAGGAAGTCATCATATGCGTGCTACCACTGTGGAATAAAGGGCCATTTAAAGAAGAACTGCAGAAAATTGCATAAGGagaaggagcagttgaagcaaaaggaTGGAGATGCATTAGTCACTACCCACGGAGAGGTAGCCATTTGTTCCATCCAAGAAGAGACATGCCTtcacgtctcaagtcaagaaGAAAACGAATGGGTGGTAGATACTGCAGCATCATACCATGCCACATCCCGAAAAGATTTCTTCACAACATACAAAGCAGGAGACTTTGGAGTAGTGAAGATGGGGAACACTTCTTCCTGTGTGATAGTTGGAATTGGTGATATCAAATTACAAACAAATATCGGGAGTACAATGATATTGAAGGATGTCCGTCATGTGCCAGATCTTCGTCTAAACCTAATATCAGGTATAGCTCTTGACAAACAGGGCTATGAAAGTTATTTCGGAAAAGGCACATGGAAATTGCTGAAAGGGGTTATGATTCTCGCTCGAGGACATATTTGTGGCAACTTATATAAAACTCATGTGAAGGTATGTTCAGACAGCCTCAATGTTATGGAAAAAGAGGCGTCTCAAAACCTGTGGCACCAGAGACTCGGTCACATGAGTGAAAAGGGGATATCAATTCTAACGAAAAAACAGCTTATCAGAATGGACAAGAATGCTGCTTTAGACCCTTGTAATCATTGCTTATTCGGAAAGCAACATAGAGTCTCTTTTACATTTTCTTCAACCAGAAAATCAGAGTTACTCAGTCTGGTACACTCTGATATTTGTGGTCCCATGGAGGAGAAGTCACTTGGCGGCAATAGGTATTTTCTGAATTTCATTGATGATGCTTCTCGAAAGGTGTGGGTGTACTTCTTAAAGACAAAGGACCAGGCTTTTGATTATTTCAAGATATTTCATGCCATGGTAGAGCGTGAAACGGGAAAGAAATTAAAATGCCTTCGCTCAGATAATGGAGGCGAGTATACTTCCAAGGAGTTCGATTCCTATTGCAAGAGACAAGGGATTCGACATGAAAAGACGGTCCCACGCACCCCACAACACAATGGAGTAGCCGAGAGAATGAACCGGACAATTATGGAAAAAGTCAGAAGTATGATCAGTATGGCAAAGCTGCCTAAGCCATTCTGGGGAGAAGTTGTTCGCGCCGCTTGCTACCTAATCAACCGGTCACCATCAGCCCCGTTGAATTTTGAGGTTCCAGAGAAAATATGGTCGGGTAAGAATCCCTCATATTCTCACTTAAGGGTATTCGGTTGTTTAGCACATGCACATGTATCCAAGGAGCTCAGGAAGAAGCTTGATGGTAGAACTATACCATGCATCTTCATAGGCTATGGAGATGAAGAATTTGGGTATAGATTATGGGATCCAATACAGAAGACGGTGATCAGAAGTAGGGATGTTGTATTCCACGAAAACCAGACAATTGAAGACATTGAAAAGCCCACAATGTCTTATGAAAGAGGTTCCAGTGCCCAAAAAGTTGGTCCAGATCCACTACCATTGCAGTTTGACACAAATAGCATGGGGGAGCATGAAACAGTACCAGAAGCAGAACAGGAGGATGTTTGGAAGGGGGAGGCACAAACCCCTCAGGAAACTACAGAACCATCACAGGGGAACGATGATGGTACACATCCTgaagctaataatcaacaacctCGTCGATCTGAACGAGGTCAGATTCCATCAACTCGATACCCAGAAACCGAGTATATTCTACTTTCTGAAGATGGAGAACCAGAGATTTTCCATGAAGCTATATCTCATACGGATAAAGAAAAATGGCTGCAAGCAATGACCGAAGAGATGAACTCTTTACAGAAAAACAACACTTATGAGATTGTGAAACTTCCACAAGGAAAGAAGGTACTGAAGAATAAATGGGTATTCAAGTTGAAGAAAGATGGCAGCGGAAAGGTGGTGAAGCACAAAGCCCGGTTAGTAGTCAAAGGATTCCTACAGAAAAAGGGAATTGATTTTGATGAAATATTTTCACCAGTTGTAAAATTGACTTCAATCCGCATCATCCTTGGATTG ccagaaggtTTTGAGGTTTCAGGAAAAGAAAACCTCGTCTATAAGCTTACGAAAAGTTTATATGGCCTAAAGCAAGCACCGAGGCAGTGGTACAAAAGGTTTGACTCATTTATGGTAAGTCAAGGATATAAAAGGACTGCTGCAGATCACTGCGTTTACATTCAGAGATTTTCGGATGGCAATTTTGTTGTACTTCTACTTTATGTAGACGACATGTTGATCGTCAGACAAGATGCAACAAAAATTAGACAGTTGAAGAAAGAACTCTCTAAGTCctttgaaatgaaagacttaggtcCAGCTCAACATATTTTGGAATTGCAGATAACTCGAGATAGGAGAAACAAGAAGTTATGGCTATCTCAAGAAAATTACATTGAACGGGTGATCAAACGGTTCAATATGAGTAATGCCAAACCGGTAGGTGTCCCTTTGGCAAATCACTTCAAGTTGAGCAAGAGTTTGTGCCCCTCATCCAAGAAAGAGATTGAGGATATGTCTACAATTCCATATTCTTCAGCAGTTGGAAGCCTgatgtatgccatggtttgcacgAGGCCAGATATCGCACATGCGGTAGGTGTGGTAAGTcgttttctttctaaccctggaAAGAAACATTGGGAGGCAGTTAAGTGGATTTTCAGGTATCTTAAAGGTACTTCAAAATCAAGTCTGTGCTTTGGGGGAGCTGATCCAGTCTTGGAAGGCTATACAGATTCAGATATGGCCGGAGATCCTGATGGAAGAAAATCAACCTCAGGATATGTTTATACTTTTGCAGGGGGAGCTGTGTCATGGCAGTCAAgattgcagaagtgtgttgcactatccacaactgaagcagagtatattGCTGTAGCGGAAGCTGGAAAAGAAATGTTGTGGCTAAAGCGATTTCTCCAAGAACTAGGGATAAATCAAACAGAGTATaagatacattgtgatagtcaaagtgcaatTGATTTAAGCAAAAACTCAATGTATCATTCTCGGACAAAGCACATCGACATTCGCTATCACTGGATACGCGAGGTGATAAATCAACAACTGTTGAAACTAGTGAAGATCCATACGAAGGAGAATCCAGCAGACATGTTAACAAAGGTGGTCACTCAAGAAAAGTTAGAGTTGTGCAGAGACATAGTTGGAATAACTTTCAAATAG